A stretch of Sinorhizobium meliloti DNA encodes these proteins:
- a CDS encoding ACT domain-containing protein — MSGETDLKRLLAEMEPMLHDGEYVYCTVEGRAAAWFALEPIGTFRENEGITLILERARAEAAGLSYGPVLRLITLSVHSALEAVGLTAAVSGALTQAGISANVVAAYYHDHIFVPAADAKRAVEVLQTLSRRDN, encoded by the coding sequence ATGAGCGGCGAGACGGATCTCAAGCGACTGCTGGCAGAGATGGAGCCGATGCTGCATGACGGCGAGTATGTCTATTGCACGGTTGAAGGTCGCGCTGCGGCCTGGTTCGCGCTTGAGCCGATCGGAACCTTTCGCGAAAATGAGGGGATTACGCTCATCCTCGAGCGGGCCCGTGCCGAGGCGGCGGGACTTTCCTATGGACCGGTGCTGCGGCTGATTACGCTCAGCGTCCATTCCGCACTCGAAGCCGTAGGACTGACGGCGGCGGTTTCCGGCGCACTGACGCAGGCGGGCATCAGCGCCAATGTGGTGGCGGCCTATTACCACGACCACATCTTCGTGCCCGCGGCGGACGCGAAAAGGGCCGTCGAAGTGTTGCAGACGCTCAGCCGCAGGGACAACTGA
- a CDS encoding CocE/NonD family hydrolase, with protein MAERNFTVIENEWITLEDGTRLAARIWMPEGTEQKPVPAVLEYLPYRKRDGTCARDESTYPAFAAAGIAGVRVDIRGSGESEGVIDGEYTPRELSDGCEIIEWIAAQPWSNGKVGMMGISWGGFNCLQVAALKPPALKAVISIASTVDRYNDDIHYKNGCHLSAQLSWAATMLAYQSRSPDPELVGERWREMWLERLENEPFFLEEWLEHQRRDDFWRHGSISEDFDGFPIPALMIAGWADGYRNTPIKAVEGLGGKAKALIGPWVHKYPHFAWPKPRADFLGEAIRWWNRWLRDEKNDAEQLPQMRAYILDGPRPAVRRNEDPGRWIAKDVWTTPEMRTFAVSSEGGLAAGSPSRRGIGDVYLRSPLDTGTAAGEYFTLKPDAEMPGDQRIDDAGSLTFDTHPLLEAEDYLGQPVLDLELSCSAETANLAARIVDVHPDGTSTRVAFGVLNLAHRNGNAKPVPMEKNRKTRVTLVLDACGYRFRAGHRIRLSLSTSYWPIILPSPTDPGVTIDTASVSLSLPLLGDHREIVVPQPANPDPLPHYIEHSPAETRRTVERDMTKCRTHYRIYENTGLVEHPGTGNATQDIRDETWTIAPDDPHSMTGVSTWTCIARRGQQSLKTVSTSRLGCTETEWITSAKVEAFEDETKIFEKTFEKRIRRDFM; from the coding sequence ATGGCCGAGCGTAATTTCACCGTCATCGAAAACGAATGGATAACCCTGGAGGACGGGACCCGGCTTGCCGCACGCATCTGGATGCCTGAGGGCACCGAGCAGAAGCCGGTGCCGGCAGTCCTGGAATACCTGCCCTACCGCAAGCGCGACGGGACCTGTGCACGGGACGAATCCACCTACCCTGCCTTCGCGGCCGCCGGGATCGCCGGCGTTCGCGTCGACATCCGCGGCTCGGGCGAGTCCGAGGGCGTGATCGACGGCGAATATACCCCGCGCGAACTCTCCGACGGCTGCGAGATCATCGAATGGATTGCGGCACAGCCCTGGTCGAACGGCAAGGTCGGGATGATGGGCATCTCCTGGGGCGGCTTCAACTGTCTGCAGGTAGCGGCCCTCAAGCCCCCGGCCCTCAAGGCGGTGATCTCGATCGCCTCGACCGTCGACCGCTACAATGACGACATCCACTACAAGAACGGCTGCCATCTCTCGGCGCAACTCTCCTGGGCGGCAACCATGCTCGCCTACCAGTCCCGATCGCCCGACCCGGAACTCGTCGGCGAGCGCTGGCGGGAGATGTGGCTGGAGCGCCTCGAGAACGAGCCCTTCTTCCTGGAGGAATGGCTGGAGCACCAGCGCCGCGACGATTTCTGGCGGCATGGCTCGATCTCAGAGGATTTCGACGGCTTTCCGATCCCCGCGCTGATGATCGCCGGCTGGGCGGACGGCTACCGCAACACACCGATCAAGGCGGTCGAGGGGCTCGGCGGCAAGGCCAAGGCGCTCATCGGCCCGTGGGTCCACAAATATCCGCATTTCGCCTGGCCGAAGCCGCGAGCAGACTTTCTCGGAGAGGCGATCCGCTGGTGGAACCGCTGGCTTCGCGACGAAAAGAACGATGCCGAGCAATTGCCGCAGATGCGCGCCTATATCCTTGACGGTCCGAGGCCCGCGGTCAGGCGCAATGAAGACCCGGGCCGCTGGATCGCCAAGGACGTCTGGACCACGCCGGAAATGCGGACCTTCGCGGTTTCGAGCGAGGGAGGCCTGGCGGCCGGTTCCCCATCCAGGCGCGGGATCGGCGACGTTTACCTGCGTTCGCCGCTCGATACCGGCACTGCTGCCGGTGAGTATTTCACGCTGAAACCCGACGCCGAGATGCCCGGCGACCAGCGCATCGACGATGCGGGCTCGCTCACTTTCGACACGCACCCGCTGCTCGAGGCGGAGGACTATCTCGGCCAGCCTGTGCTCGACCTCGAGCTTTCCTGCAGTGCCGAAACCGCCAATCTCGCCGCGCGTATCGTCGATGTCCATCCGGACGGAACGTCGACCCGCGTCGCCTTCGGCGTTCTCAACCTGGCGCACCGCAACGGCAATGCCAAGCCGGTGCCGATGGAGAAGAACCGCAAGACGCGCGTCACGCTGGTGCTCGATGCCTGCGGCTACCGCTTCCGTGCCGGCCACCGCATCCGGCTGTCGCTGTCGACATCCTACTGGCCGATCATCCTGCCGTCGCCGACCGATCCGGGCGTCACGATCGACACGGCCAGCGTCTCGCTTTCCCTGCCGCTTCTCGGCGACCATCGCGAGATCGTCGTGCCGCAGCCGGCCAATCCCGACCCGTTGCCGCACTATATCGAGCATTCACCGGCCGAAACGCGCCGCACCGTCGAACGCGACATGACCAAGTGCCGGACGCATTATCGGATCTACGAGAATACCGGCCTCGTCGAGCATCCCGGCACCGGCAATGCGACGCAGGACATCCGCGACGAAACCTGGACGATCGCACCGGACGATCCGCACTCCATGACGGGCGTTTCGACCTGGACCTGCATCGCGCGGCGTGGGCAGCAATCGCTGAAGACCGTCTCGACCTCCCGCCTCGGCTGTACGGAAACCGAGTGGATCACCTCCGCCAAGGTCGAGGCTTTCGAGGATGAAACGAAGATCTTCGAGAAGACCTTCGAGAAGCGGATCCGGCGGGATTTCATGTGA
- a CDS encoding ABC transporter substrate-binding protein, with amino-acid sequence MTEFTKRPDGLIVPAGINRRGFLAGTAALGLAAGIGSSIGLGEARAQEPKRGGHLKLGLDGGATTDSLDPASYSGSVSFVIGHLWGDTLVESHPETGAPLPAIASSWESSADASVWTFKVRNDIAFHDGKKLTVADVIATLKRHSDEGSKSGALGLMRSVKTIEEKAGDLVLTLTEGNADLPLLLTDYHLIIQPGGGGDNPASPIGTGPYKLASYEAGIRATFEKNTADWRSDRGYVDSVEIIVMNDNTARIAALSSGQVHFINGVDPKTVPLLKRAPRVEILQTSGKGFYSFLMHCDTAPFDNNDLRLALKYAIDRQAILDRVLGGYGTLGNDYPVNENYALAPEGIEQRAYDPDKAAFHYKKSGHDRPILLRTSDAAFPGAVDASVLFQESARKAGIEIEVRREPEDGYWTNVWNVQPFCASYWGGRPTQDSRYSTSYLSSAEWNDTRFKRGDFDKLLLQARSELDEAKRKELYHTMALMVRDEGGLILPVFNDYVNAASASLKGFVHDIGNDLSNGYVGSRVWFDS; translated from the coding sequence ATGACCGAATTCACGAAGCGTCCCGACGGCCTCATCGTACCGGCCGGCATCAACCGGCGCGGCTTCCTCGCAGGCACGGCAGCGCTCGGCCTCGCCGCCGGCATCGGGAGCTCCATCGGCTTGGGCGAGGCACGAGCGCAGGAGCCCAAACGCGGCGGCCACCTGAAGCTCGGCCTCGACGGCGGAGCGACGACCGATTCGCTCGATCCGGCAAGCTATAGCGGCTCGGTATCCTTCGTGATCGGCCATCTTTGGGGCGACACGCTGGTCGAGTCCCACCCCGAGACCGGCGCTCCGCTGCCCGCGATCGCCTCCTCCTGGGAGTCGTCGGCAGATGCTTCGGTCTGGACGTTCAAGGTCCGGAACGACATCGCTTTCCACGACGGCAAGAAACTGACCGTCGCGGACGTGATCGCAACATTGAAGCGGCATTCCGACGAAGGCTCCAAGTCGGGAGCGCTCGGGCTGATGCGGTCCGTCAAGACGATCGAGGAAAAAGCCGGCGACCTCGTCCTGACGCTGACGGAAGGCAATGCGGACCTGCCGCTCCTCTTGACCGACTATCATCTCATCATCCAGCCCGGCGGCGGCGGCGACAACCCCGCCTCGCCGATCGGCACCGGGCCCTACAAGCTTGCAAGCTATGAGGCCGGCATCCGGGCAACCTTCGAGAAGAACACCGCCGACTGGCGTTCGGACCGCGGCTATGTCGACAGCGTCGAGATCATCGTCATGAACGACAACACGGCCCGCATTGCGGCACTTTCCTCCGGGCAGGTGCATTTCATCAACGGCGTCGATCCGAAGACCGTGCCGCTTCTGAAGCGTGCGCCCCGCGTCGAGATCCTGCAGACCTCGGGCAAGGGCTTCTACAGCTTCCTCATGCATTGCGACACGGCCCCCTTCGACAACAACGACCTAAGGCTCGCGCTGAAATATGCGATCGACCGGCAGGCTATTCTCGACCGCGTGCTCGGCGGCTATGGCACGCTCGGCAACGATTATCCGGTCAACGAAAACTACGCGCTGGCACCTGAAGGCATCGAGCAGCGCGCCTACGACCCCGACAAGGCCGCCTTCCATTACAAGAAGTCCGGCCACGACCGGCCGATCCTGCTGCGTACCTCCGATGCCGCCTTCCCGGGCGCGGTCGATGCCTCGGTCCTCTTCCAGGAAAGCGCCCGCAAGGCCGGTATCGAAATCGAAGTACGCCGCGAGCCGGAAGACGGCTACTGGACCAATGTCTGGAATGTCCAGCCCTTCTGCGCTTCCTACTGGGGCGGCCGCCCGACGCAGGATTCCCGCTATTCCACCTCCTATCTTTCGAGTGCGGAATGGAACGACACGCGTTTCAAGCGGGGGGACTTCGACAAACTGCTCCTGCAGGCGCGCTCCGAACTTGACGAAGCCAAGCGCAAGGAGCTCTACCACACCATGGCACTCATGGTGCGCGACGAAGGCGGCCTCATCCTGCCGGTCTTCAATGATTATGTGAACGCCGCCTCCGCTTCGCTGAAAGGCTTCGTGCACGACATCGGCAACGACCTTTCCAACGGCTACGTCGGAAGCCGCGTCTGGTTCGACAGCTAA
- a CDS encoding helix-turn-helix domain-containing protein, translating to MQQDDTFATNLRFACATRRSISQICREIGINRQQFNRYINGEARPSAHNVARIAAFFGLSAEDFSLAPKLFEARMIRPERHRLEAGQLLEGFPGDAAALRHHFGYYQTYHLSLSWPGFVVCSCAHIYEEGGSIRVKSIERIRDKANEIEQFSKYVGLVTFWRNRIFIAERTVGQASMLAQTILMPFEVHQRVYLRGTTMGVSWRKENLPYASRMIWRHIGLDPDKRQLLSRCGLLPFGSRHLPSAVRRFLEAPEAEVLTIPAEY from the coding sequence TTGCAGCAGGACGACACATTCGCAACAAATCTGCGTTTTGCCTGTGCGACGCGGCGCTCGATCTCGCAGATTTGCCGGGAGATCGGCATCAACCGTCAGCAGTTCAACCGCTACATCAATGGCGAGGCGCGGCCTTCCGCTCACAATGTAGCGCGGATCGCGGCGTTCTTCGGGCTTTCGGCCGAGGATTTCTCACTGGCGCCGAAGCTCTTCGAAGCCCGCATGATCCGCCCCGAGCGGCACCGCCTGGAAGCGGGTCAGCTTCTGGAAGGATTCCCCGGCGATGCCGCAGCCCTTCGCCACCATTTCGGCTACTACCAGACCTATCACCTTTCGCTCTCCTGGCCCGGTTTCGTCGTCTGTTCCTGCGCGCATATCTATGAGGAAGGTGGCTCGATCCGGGTGAAGTCGATCGAGCGCATTCGCGATAAGGCGAACGAGATCGAGCAGTTCTCGAAATATGTCGGCCTTGTCACCTTCTGGCGAAACCGCATCTTCATAGCCGAGCGCACGGTGGGGCAGGCGTCGATGCTGGCGCAGACGATCCTGATGCCCTTCGAGGTGCACCAGCGGGTCTATCTGCGCGGCACCACGATGGGGGTCTCGTGGCGCAAGGAGAACCTGCCCTACGCCTCGCGGATGATCTGGCGGCATATCGGGCTGGATCCGGACAAACGCCAGCTGCTTTCGCGTTGCGGGCTGCTTCCGTTCGGATCGCGGCATCTGCCTTCTGCGGTCCGGCGCTTCCTGGAGGCGCCGGAGGCCGAGGTGCTGACCATTCCGGCGGAATATTGA
- a CDS encoding ABC transporter ATP-binding protein: MPELLSVKNLKIEATSYPPGEPPKVVTLVEDVSFDLQKGKVLGLIGESGAGKSTIGLSALAYGRGGCRITGGEVLLNGRDILKLGRGGINSVRGRHVCYVAQSAAAAFNPAHKLGDQVIEASLRHGIMNRDEATKRALYLFRVLGLPNPETFGDRYPHQVSGGQLQRAMTAMALCPNPELIVFDEPTTALDVTTQIDVLAAIKHAIEETDTAALYITHDLAVVAQISDDIMVLRNGKTVEYGTTKQVIEAPREEYTRALVSVRQAKRDEAPDQTDTLLKIEHVHAGYANGFKVLHDVSMHLPKGQTLAIVGESGSGKSTLARVITGLLPPSEGRITFEGKELPKALKGRTNDELRRIQMIYQMADTAMNPRQTVREIVGRPLSFYFGMHGAKKTERVKELLDQIEMGTRFLDRYPAELSGGQKQRVAIARALAAKPELILCDEPTSALDPLVAEGILNLLLKLQEETAVSYVFITHDIAIVRAIADSVAVMHRGRPVRFGPKSKVLSPPFDDYTDLLLKSVPEMEIGWLEKVLKTRRMESAGN; encoded by the coding sequence ATGCCTGAGCTGCTTTCCGTCAAGAACCTGAAGATCGAAGCGACGAGCTATCCGCCGGGCGAACCGCCGAAAGTGGTGACGCTGGTCGAGGACGTTTCCTTCGATCTTCAAAAGGGCAAGGTGCTGGGTCTGATCGGCGAGTCCGGCGCCGGCAAGTCGACGATCGGCCTCTCGGCGCTCGCCTATGGCCGCGGCGGTTGCCGCATCACCGGCGGCGAGGTGCTGCTCAACGGCCGCGACATCCTGAAGCTCGGCCGGGGCGGAATCAATTCGGTTCGTGGACGTCATGTCTGCTACGTGGCGCAATCCGCCGCCGCAGCCTTCAATCCCGCCCACAAGCTCGGCGACCAGGTGATCGAGGCGTCTCTGCGCCACGGCATAATGAACCGTGACGAGGCGACCAAGCGTGCGCTCTATCTCTTCCGGGTGCTCGGCCTTCCCAATCCGGAAACCTTCGGAGACCGCTACCCCCATCAGGTATCGGGCGGACAGTTGCAGCGCGCCATGACCGCCATGGCGCTCTGCCCCAACCCGGAACTGATCGTCTTCGACGAGCCGACCACGGCGCTCGACGTCACGACCCAGATCGACGTGCTCGCCGCGATCAAGCACGCGATCGAGGAGACCGATACCGCGGCCCTCTACATTACCCACGATCTTGCAGTCGTCGCCCAGATCTCCGACGACATCATGGTTCTGCGCAACGGCAAGACCGTCGAGTACGGCACCACCAAGCAGGTGATCGAGGCTCCGAGGGAAGAATACACCCGCGCCCTCGTCAGCGTCCGCCAGGCGAAACGCGACGAAGCTCCGGACCAGACCGACACGCTTCTCAAGATCGAACATGTGCATGCCGGTTACGCCAACGGCTTCAAGGTATTGCACGACGTCTCGATGCACCTGCCGAAGGGCCAGACACTGGCAATCGTCGGCGAATCGGGCTCAGGCAAATCGACGCTCGCGCGCGTCATCACGGGCCTGCTGCCGCCGAGCGAAGGGCGCATCACCTTCGAAGGAAAGGAACTGCCGAAGGCGCTGAAAGGCAGGACGAACGATGAGCTGCGCCGGATCCAGATGATCTATCAGATGGCCGACACGGCGATGAATCCGCGCCAGACGGTGCGCGAGATCGTCGGCCGGCCGCTCTCCTTCTACTTCGGCATGCACGGCGCCAAAAAGACCGAGCGGGTGAAGGAACTGCTGGACCAGATCGAAATGGGGACGCGCTTCCTCGATCGTTACCCGGCCGAGCTCTCCGGCGGACAGAAGCAGCGCGTCGCTATCGCCCGGGCGCTCGCCGCCAAACCGGAGCTCATCCTGTGCGACGAGCCGACCTCGGCGCTCGATCCGCTGGTGGCGGAAGGCATCCTCAACCTGCTCCTGAAGCTGCAGGAGGAAACCGCGGTTTCCTATGTCTTCATCACCCATGACATCGCCATCGTCCGGGCAATCGCCGACAGCGTCGCCGTCATGCATCGCGGCCGGCCGGTGCGTTTCGGCCCGAAATCGAAGGTCCTTTCGCCGCCCTTCGACGATTATACCGATCTTCTCCTGAAGTCGGTTCCCGAAATGGAAATCGGCTGGCTGGAAAAGGTGCTGAAGACGCGGCGGATGGAGAGCGCCGGCAATTGA
- a CDS encoding ABC transporter permease, whose product MNLRSIPFSAWIGIIGIAVALLCALFAPVLAPFGEREVVGEIWLPAGGDFLLGTDNLGRDLLSRLIYGARTTIFVALAATVLSFALGMILSFTAAVTGGFVDQFFSRFNDLMMAVPTLIFALVVLAVLPQHLWILVLVMAVLDSTRVFRIGRAVALDVAVMEFVEAARLRGEGNVWIIFREILPNTLSPLLAEFGLRFAFSILFLSTLSFLGLGIQPPAADWGGMVKDNKDGIIFGISAALIPGAAIAALAICVNLVVDWLMKRTSSLKGGRGDA is encoded by the coding sequence ATGAACCTGAGATCTATTCCCTTCAGCGCCTGGATCGGCATCATCGGCATTGCGGTCGCACTTCTGTGCGCCCTCTTTGCACCCGTCCTCGCGCCTTTCGGCGAGCGTGAGGTGGTCGGCGAGATCTGGCTGCCGGCAGGCGGCGATTTCCTGCTCGGCACGGACAATCTCGGCCGCGACCTGCTCTCGCGCCTGATCTACGGAGCCCGTACGACCATCTTCGTGGCGTTGGCGGCAACCGTCTTGTCGTTCGCTCTCGGCATGATCCTGAGCTTCACCGCGGCAGTAACGGGCGGCTTCGTCGATCAGTTCTTCTCCCGCTTCAACGATCTGATGATGGCGGTGCCGACGCTGATCTTCGCACTCGTCGTTCTCGCGGTGCTGCCACAGCATCTCTGGATCCTGGTCCTCGTCATGGCCGTGCTCGACTCGACGCGCGTCTTCCGCATCGGCCGCGCCGTCGCCCTCGATGTCGCGGTGATGGAGTTCGTCGAAGCGGCGCGGTTGCGCGGCGAAGGCAATGTCTGGATCATCTTCCGGGAAATCCTGCCGAACACGCTGTCGCCGCTGCTCGCCGAGTTCGGTCTGCGCTTCGCCTTCTCGATCCTGTTCCTCTCCACCCTCTCCTTCCTCGGCCTCGGCATTCAGCCGCCTGCCGCCGACTGGGGTGGCATGGTCAAGGACAACAAGGACGGCATCATCTTCGGCATATCGGCCGCGCTCATCCCGGGCGCCGCGATCGCCGCACTCGCCATCTGCGTCAATCTCGTCGTCGACTGGCTGATGAAGCGCACCTCGAGCCTGAAAGGAGGCCGCGGCGATGCCTGA
- a CDS encoding ABC transporter permease: MAGRLMMESGPITGPVVTDATAGETALRSPDLSGVPAKPNPAADELGGTFWRRFAFRRPLAALILQRLGLSVGLLFAVSLMIFGGIEALPGDFATTYLGQSATPQAVENIREDLGLDRPWSERYLSWLGGAVQGDFGTSWASRNSVSEQIGNRLGNSLFLAFFAALISVPLAVGLGMLAVQFRNRLPDKIINVISLAAISLPEFFIGYLLIMFFAVKWGVATFPATVYDSMGFTERLSAIALPVATLVLVVLAHMMRMTRAAILNVMSSAYVETAELKGLGTFRIIARHAAPNAVAPVINVIALNLAYLVVGVVVVEVVFVYPGMGQYMVDAVTVRDMPVVQACGLIFAAFYIFLNMAADILAILANPRLRHPR; encoded by the coding sequence ATGGCTGGACGCCTGATGATGGAAAGCGGACCGATCACGGGTCCGGTCGTGACGGATGCGACCGCAGGCGAGACAGCCCTGCGGTCCCCCGATCTTTCCGGTGTCCCAGCCAAACCCAACCCGGCCGCCGACGAGCTCGGCGGCACGTTCTGGCGGCGCTTCGCCTTTCGCCGTCCTCTCGCGGCGCTGATCCTTCAGCGCCTGGGACTGAGCGTCGGCCTGCTCTTCGCCGTGTCGCTGATGATCTTCGGCGGCATCGAGGCGTTGCCCGGCGATTTCGCCACCACCTATCTCGGTCAGTCGGCGACGCCGCAGGCCGTCGAGAACATCCGCGAGGATCTCGGGCTCGACCGCCCTTGGAGCGAGCGCTATCTCAGCTGGCTCGGCGGCGCCGTGCAGGGTGATTTCGGCACGTCCTGGGCGAGCAGGAATTCCGTCAGCGAGCAGATCGGCAACCGCCTCGGCAACTCGCTCTTCCTCGCCTTCTTCGCGGCGCTCATCTCCGTGCCGCTCGCCGTGGGGCTCGGGATGCTCGCGGTGCAATTCCGAAACCGCCTGCCTGACAAGATCATCAACGTGATATCGCTTGCGGCGATCTCGCTGCCGGAGTTCTTCATCGGCTATCTCCTGATCATGTTCTTCGCCGTCAAATGGGGCGTCGCCACTTTCCCGGCGACCGTTTACGACAGCATGGGCTTCACCGAGCGGCTTTCGGCGATCGCACTTCCGGTCGCGACGCTCGTGCTCGTGGTCCTCGCCCATATGATGCGCATGACGCGCGCGGCCATCCTCAACGTCATGTCGTCCGCCTATGTGGAAACCGCCGAACTCAAGGGGCTCGGCACGTTCCGCATCATCGCGCGCCACGCCGCCCCCAATGCCGTGGCGCCGGTCATCAACGTCATAGCGTTGAACCTCGCCTATCTGGTCGTCGGCGTCGTCGTCGTCGAAGTCGTCTTCGTCTATCCCGGCATGGGGCAATACATGGTGGATGCCGTGACGGTGCGCGACATGCCCGTCGTGCAGGCATGCGGGCTGATCTTTGCGGCCTTCTACATCTTCCTCAACATGGCGGCCGACATCCTCGCCATTCTCGCCAATCCGAGATTGAGGCACCCGCGATGA
- a CDS encoding ABC transporter substrate-binding protein, with protein MSDYKDYLARQVMLGKMNRREFLGRAAALGIAASTANTLFASSAAAQEPKRGGHLKLGLEGAAATDSRDPAKALSQFMFVVGRNWGDMLVESHPTTGEPVPALAESWEPSADAATWTFTIRKGVKFHDGKELTIDDVIKTLQRHTDEKSESGALGVMKSIKEIKADGDKLVLTLTEGNADLPLLLTDYHLIIQPNGGTDNPDAMIGTGPYKVASFEPGVRATFERNADDWRTDRGYVDSVELIAMNDATARIAALSSGQVHFINRVDPKTVNLLKKAPTVEILNTSGRGHYVFIMHCNTAPFDNNDLRMALKYAMDRETLVQRILGGYGKVGNDFPINDTYALFPEGIEQRAYDPDKAAFHYKKSGHSGPVLLRTSDVAFPGAVDAAVLYQASAKKAGIEIEVKREPGDGYWSNVWNVQPFSTSYWGGRPTQDQMYSTAYLSTADWNDTRFKRPDFDKILLEARSELDEAKRKDMYHTMAMMVRDEGGLILPMFNDFVNAAGKTVKGYVHDIGNDMSNGYVATRVWLDA; from the coding sequence ATGAGCGATTACAAAGACTATTTGGCACGTCAGGTCATGCTCGGCAAAATGAACCGGCGTGAATTTCTCGGACGCGCTGCCGCCCTCGGCATTGCCGCGTCGACGGCGAATACGCTCTTTGCGTCCAGCGCCGCGGCGCAGGAGCCGAAGCGCGGCGGTCACCTGAAGCTCGGCCTCGAAGGGGCCGCTGCCACCGACTCGCGGGACCCGGCAAAGGCGCTGTCGCAATTCATGTTCGTGGTCGGCCGCAACTGGGGCGACATGCTCGTCGAGAGCCACCCGACGACCGGCGAACCGGTGCCGGCGCTTGCAGAATCCTGGGAACCCTCCGCCGACGCCGCCACCTGGACCTTCACGATCCGCAAGGGCGTCAAATTCCACGACGGCAAGGAACTGACGATCGACGACGTCATCAAGACCCTGCAGCGACACACGGACGAAAAGTCCGAGTCCGGCGCGCTCGGCGTGATGAAATCAATCAAGGAAATCAAGGCCGACGGCGACAAGCTCGTCCTGACGCTGACGGAGGGCAATGCGGACCTGCCGCTGCTGCTCACCGACTATCACCTCATCATCCAGCCGAACGGCGGCACGGACAATCCCGACGCGATGATCGGGACCGGCCCCTACAAGGTCGCAAGCTTCGAGCCGGGCGTACGCGCCACATTCGAAAGGAACGCCGACGACTGGCGCACCGACCGCGGCTACGTCGATTCAGTCGAACTGATCGCGATGAACGATGCGACGGCGCGCATCGCGGCGCTGTCCTCCGGCCAGGTCCACTTCATCAACCGCGTCGACCCGAAGACGGTCAACCTGTTGAAGAAGGCGCCGACCGTCGAAATCCTCAATACGTCGGGCCGAGGACATTACGTCTTCATCATGCATTGCAACACGGCGCCGTTCGACAACAACGACCTGCGCATGGCGCTGAAATACGCGATGGACCGCGAGACTCTGGTCCAGCGCATCCTTGGCGGCTACGGCAAGGTCGGCAACGACTTCCCGATCAACGACACCTATGCGCTCTTCCCCGAAGGTATCGAGCAACGCGCCTACGATCCGGACAAGGCGGCATTCCACTACAAGAAATCCGGCCACAGCGGTCCGGTGCTGCTGCGCACCTCGGACGTCGCTTTCCCCGGCGCGGTCGATGCCGCTGTCCTCTACCAGGCGAGCGCCAAGAAGGCGGGCATCGAGATCGAGGTCAAGCGCGAGCCGGGCGACGGCTATTGGTCCAACGTCTGGAACGTCCAACCCTTCTCGACATCCTATTGGGGCGGGCGTCCGACCCAGGACCAGATGTACTCCACCGCTTATCTCTCGACAGCCGACTGGAACGACACCCGCTTCAAGCGTCCGGATTTCGACAAGATCCTGCTCGAAGCACGTTCCGAGCTCGACGAAGCGAAGCGCAAGGACATGTACCACACTATGGCGATGATGGTGCGCGACGAAGGCGGCCTGATTCTGCCGATGTTCAACGACTTCGTGAACGCGGCCGGTAAAACGGTGAAGGGCTACGTCCACGACATCGGCAACGACATGTCGAACGGCTATGTCGCGACCAGGGTATGGCTGGACGCCTGA